A genome region from Sphingobacteriaceae bacterium GW460-11-11-14-LB5 includes the following:
- a CDS encoding alpha/beta hydrolase, with protein sequence MSKITVKDGTEIYYKDWGTGQPLFFHHGWPLSGDDWDGQMMFFLKQGYRVIAHDRRGHGRSSQTAEGHEMDTYAADVAELTQALDLKDAIHIGHSTGGGEVIRYVAKYGKGRVAKAVLISAVTPIMVQNENNPDGIPLAVFDEIREGTAFNRPQYFQDFTIPFYGYNREGAKISQGVRDNWWRQGMMGGVKAHYDCIKAFSETDFTEDLKSVDVPVLVMHGEDDQIVPFPLTGAKAVKLLKNGTLISYPGFPHGMPTTEAATINKDLLAFIKS encoded by the coding sequence ATGAGTAAGATTACAGTAAAAGACGGAACCGAAATTTATTACAAAGACTGGGGAACCGGACAACCACTTTTTTTTCACCACGGTTGGCCATTATCTGGTGATGATTGGGATGGACAGATGATGTTTTTCCTTAAACAGGGTTACAGGGTTATTGCACACGATCGCCGCGGGCATGGAAGATCCAGTCAAACGGCTGAAGGGCATGAAATGGATACTTATGCCGCGGATGTGGCTGAGCTTACCCAGGCACTTGATTTAAAAGATGCCATACACATTGGCCACTCTACCGGTGGCGGAGAAGTGATTCGTTATGTAGCAAAATACGGAAAAGGCCGTGTAGCGAAAGCTGTGTTAATTAGTGCGGTTACACCCATAATGGTGCAGAACGAAAATAATCCTGATGGTATTCCACTTGCTGTATTTGATGAAATACGTGAAGGTACAGCTTTTAACAGACCGCAATATTTTCAGGATTTTACCATACCCTTTTATGGATATAACCGCGAAGGCGCAAAAATATCGCAGGGCGTTAGAGATAACTGGTGGCGTCAGGGCATGATGGGTGGTGTAAAAGCACATTATGATTGTATTAAAGCTTTTTCGGAAACTGATTTTACTGAAGACCTTAAAAGTGTAGATGTTCCAGTATTGGTGATGCATGGCGAAGACGATCAGATTGTTCCTTTCCCGCTTACAGGGGCAAAAGCCGTAAAACTCTTAAAAAATGGAACATTGATCTCTTATCCTGGTTTTCCTCATGGCATGCCAACCACCGAAGCGGCAACCATAAATAAAGACCTGTTGGCTTTTATCAAATCATAA
- a CDS encoding transcriptional regulator, with product MRKETSTNALNEKMMIDSCGMSSSLAVIGGRWKPAILCRLSYGTMRYGELKKDIIGISERMLVAQLRELEKDQIITRVVFPEVPPRVEYRLTDLGRTMKPMLDAMSDWGNMYREQINQMQNSSASVVLDK from the coding sequence ATGAGAAAAGAAACATCAACTAATGCTTTGAACGAAAAAATGATGATCGACAGCTGTGGCATGTCTTCATCACTGGCTGTAATTGGCGGAAGGTGGAAACCTGCAATATTGTGTCGCCTTTCTTATGGCACCATGCGTTATGGCGAACTTAAAAAAGACATTATTGGCATATCAGAACGGATGTTAGTGGCACAGTTAAGAGAACTGGAGAAAGACCAGATCATTACACGTGTTGTTTTTCCGGAAGTACCACCAAGGGTAGAATACCGCCTGACTGATTTGGGCCGTACCATGAAACCGATGCTGGATGCGATGTCTGACTGGGGCAATATGTACCGCGAACAGATCAACCAAATGCAAAATTCATCTGCTTCAGTAGTGCTGGATAAGTAA
- a CDS encoding oxidoreductase translates to MDLQLKNKTAFISGSTAGIGFAIAESLLKEGVKVIINGRSQSSVDDAVKSLQGIAGNEFISGIAADFSKADEVSNLIAQLPEIDILINNAGIFEPKAFEEISDEDWFRFFEVNVMSGIRLSRQLFPKMLKKNWGRIIFISSESAVFIPDEMIHYGMTKTAQLAVSRGLAELTQGTAVTVNSILPGPTKSKGVGGFIEDLAKNGNISIAEVEAHFFKNMRPTSLLQRFLDVSEIANAVTFYVSPLASGTNGAAIRVEGGLVRSIL, encoded by the coding sequence ATGGATTTACAGTTAAAGAATAAAACAGCTTTTATAAGTGGCTCTACAGCAGGTATCGGGTTTGCAATTGCCGAAAGTTTATTAAAAGAAGGGGTAAAAGTAATCATCAATGGGCGGTCGCAAAGCAGTGTAGATGATGCCGTGAAATCGTTGCAAGGTATTGCCGGAAACGAATTTATTTCAGGCATAGCCGCCGATTTTTCGAAAGCAGATGAAGTAAGCAACCTGATTGCTCAGCTTCCGGAGATCGATATCCTGATTAATAATGCGGGCATTTTTGAACCTAAAGCTTTTGAAGAAATTAGTGATGAAGATTGGTTTAGGTTTTTCGAAGTCAATGTGATGAGCGGAATCAGGTTATCGCGACAGCTTTTTCCTAAAATGTTAAAGAAAAACTGGGGCAGGATTATTTTTATTTCCAGCGAATCGGCCGTGTTTATTCCGGATGAAATGATCCACTATGGTATGACTAAAACTGCACAGCTGGCGGTTAGCCGTGGCCTGGCAGAATTAACCCAGGGTACGGCGGTAACCGTCAATTCAATTTTGCCCGGGCCTACCAAATCAAAAGGCGTTGGTGGTTTTATTGAAGATTTAGCCAAAAATGGAAACATCTCCATCGCTGAGGTAGAAGCCCATTTCTTTAAGAACATGAGGCCTACTTCATTACTGCAACGCTTTCTTGATGTGAGTGAAATTGCAAACGCCGTTACTTTTTATGTAAGTCCATTAGCCTCCGGAACCAATGGCGCTGCCATTAGGGTAGAAGGCGGCTTAGTAAGATCGATATTGTAA
- a CDS encoding helix-turn-helix transcriptional regulator, protein MKDPITSALLTKNKVEKVSAEDLLQQQNYMEAIKAFARLTYESVYVIDYEKMAFEYVSENPLFLGGYSPEEVLGLGYEFYFKNVPEKDLTLLSLINEAGFDFFAKLPGGEKKHYSITYDFHLKNQEGKSTLINHKLTPLFLTSEGKLWKAMCIVSISHHQQAGNICIYKQGTDELWELNIENKIWQKSAKPKLSQREIEILQLHAQGLTINQIAEKIFVAPDTVKYYRRRIFERLEVSNMVEALSRAVNSKMI, encoded by the coding sequence ATGAAAGATCCGATTACCTCCGCTTTGCTGACTAAGAATAAGGTTGAAAAAGTATCAGCCGAAGACCTTCTCCAGCAGCAAAATTACATGGAAGCGATAAAGGCTTTTGCGCGTTTAACCTACGAAAGCGTATATGTGATCGATTACGAAAAAATGGCATTTGAGTATGTTTCAGAAAACCCCTTGTTTTTAGGTGGTTATTCGCCCGAAGAAGTATTGGGTCTGGGTTATGAATTTTATTTTAAAAATGTTCCTGAAAAGGATCTCACCTTATTGAGCCTGATTAACGAAGCCGGATTCGATTTTTTCGCAAAACTGCCTGGCGGAGAAAAAAAACACTATAGCATTACTTACGATTTTCATCTGAAAAACCAGGAAGGTAAATCCACGCTGATTAACCATAAACTGACCCCCTTATTTTTAACCAGTGAAGGGAAGTTGTGGAAAGCGATGTGTATTGTCTCCATCTCGCACCATCAGCAGGCGGGTAATATCTGTATTTACAAACAGGGTACCGATGAGCTGTGGGAACTCAATATCGAAAATAAAATCTGGCAGAAATCAGCGAAACCAAAACTAAGCCAAAGGGAAATCGAAATTTTGCAACTGCACGCCCAGGGCTTAACCATTAATCAAATTGCCGAAAAAATATTTGTTGCCCCCGATACCGTAAAATATTACAGGCGAAGGATTTTTGAACGGCTGGAAGTGAGTAATATGGTTGAAGCGCTTTCTCGGGCGGTTAACAGCAAGATGATTTAA
- a CDS encoding histidine kinase, which yields MDTLDKPLKLPFSKRSVSLKYVLIHVAYWLLITGFFIYEKKYLIYKASMPYFVACVSGRIVLLMIIAYLNLHYFLPRFLLKKRYFAYFGWVLISVIGYLTAQSLFDYYLYGYVVGPMRNSHLMESLSYNFFSTLWYLGLMLALKLSIDWYGQQLIIQKITVEKLNAELNFLRAQVNPHFLFNVLNNLYALTLKKSELAPDVVLKLSEMMEYMLYDSNDEKVLLEKEISYLHNYIELERLRFSGAANIVLNSDATLNGEEIAPLLLLPLVENAFKHGLSKQTESSWLRINIGLKGSILSFLIENAKPSSISDKRNGGIGLINLRNRLELLYPNQHQLEIEDKNNIFSVKLIIEL from the coding sequence ATGGACACACTGGACAAACCGCTTAAACTGCCGTTTTCTAAACGCAGCGTTTCATTAAAATATGTTTTGATTCATGTTGCGTATTGGTTGCTCATTACAGGATTCTTTATTTATGAGAAAAAGTACCTCATCTATAAAGCCAGCATGCCCTACTTTGTGGCCTGCGTAAGTGGTAGGATTGTATTGCTGATGATCATCGCGTACCTTAATCTCCATTACTTTTTACCCAGATTTTTGCTTAAAAAACGATACTTCGCCTATTTTGGATGGGTACTCATTTCGGTAATAGGGTATTTAACCGCTCAGAGTCTTTTCGATTATTATTTATATGGTTATGTGGTAGGTCCCATGCGCAACAGCCACCTCATGGAGAGCTTATCATACAACTTTTTTAGTACACTATGGTACCTGGGTTTAATGCTCGCCCTAAAACTAAGTATCGACTGGTATGGCCAGCAGCTTATTATCCAGAAGATAACCGTAGAGAAACTAAACGCAGAGCTTAACTTTCTCCGTGCGCAGGTCAACCCACATTTCCTGTTTAATGTATTGAATAACCTCTATGCACTAACCCTTAAAAAATCGGAGCTTGCCCCGGATGTTGTACTTAAACTATCAGAGATGATGGAATATATGTTGTACGACAGTAATGACGAAAAGGTATTGTTAGAAAAAGAGATCAGTTATCTTCATAACTATATCGAACTCGAGCGATTAAGGTTTAGTGGAGCGGCCAATATTGTGCTGAACAGCGATGCTACCCTTAATGGAGAGGAGATTGCACCACTGTTACTCCTTCCACTCGTAGAAAATGCCTTTAAACATGGACTCAGCAAACAAACTGAAAGCAGCTGGTTAAGGATAAATATCGGATTGAAAGGATCAATATTGTCTTTCCTGATCGAAAATGCCAAACCATCTTCAATAAGCGACAAAAGGAATGGAGGTATAGGCCTGATCAATTTGCGAAACCGGCTCGAACTACTTTACCCCAATCAACATCAACTGGAGATTGAAGATAAAAACAACATTTTCAGCGTCAAATTGATCATTGAACTGTAG
- a CDS encoding DNA-binding response regulator → MLNVIVIDDEPLALEILEGYLKRTENLYSVSLFSHAGEALHYLENNKVDVLLLDIEMPEMTGIEFLKRLSEPPLTIFTTAYRNYAFEGFELGVIDFLLKPISFPRFSAAMDKVKDFLALKLQDHKLETDAPEPGFIFVKSGIKRIKLYFDQITHIQGLKDYAIIHTPIERIVIKGSIKMVQEMFPAPLFIRVHKSFLVAHKAIKRIEHNRIMIGTHQIPIGRNYRETLEQKINLSR, encoded by the coding sequence ATGCTAAACGTTATTGTTATAGATGATGAACCTCTTGCCCTCGAAATATTGGAGGGTTATCTGAAAAGAACTGAAAATCTGTATTCGGTATCGTTGTTTAGCCATGCTGGTGAAGCTTTACATTACCTGGAAAATAATAAGGTCGATGTATTGTTGCTTGATATCGAAATGCCCGAAATGACAGGAATTGAATTCCTAAAACGTTTATCAGAGCCGCCGCTTACTATTTTTACCACTGCCTACCGCAACTATGCCTTTGAAGGATTTGAGCTTGGGGTAATCGACTTTTTACTTAAACCGATTTCCTTCCCCAGGTTTTCGGCTGCAATGGATAAAGTAAAAGATTTCCTTGCGCTTAAATTACAAGATCACAAATTGGAAACGGATGCACCCGAGCCCGGATTTATCTTTGTTAAAAGCGGGATAAAAAGGATTAAACTTTATTTCGATCAGATTACGCATATCCAGGGTTTAAAAGATTATGCTATTATTCACACACCAATAGAAAGGATTGTGATTAAAGGCTCGATAAAGATGGTACAAGAAATGTTCCCTGCTCCGCTTTTTATTCGCGTACACAAATCCTTTCTAGTTGCCCATAAGGCAATTAAACGGATAGAGCACAACAGGATCATGATCGGCACTCACCAGATCCCGATCGGGCGGAACTACCGCGAAACACTGGAGCAAAAGATTAATTTAAGCAGATAA
- a CDS encoding damage-inducible protein DinB, protein MSAIMITKNELLQHWLGHRKLTRKTIEKFPEKELFEFSIGGMRPFSALIKELLSIDVPGLKEMVTRETSPFSHDLPLNTKEEILTKWDEDTPKIVEYFNQISEDQLQETIKLFGQYEFTIISHLLYFIDNEIHHRGQGFVYLRALGIEPPFFWDRY, encoded by the coding sequence ATGTCAGCAATTATGATTACTAAAAACGAATTACTACAGCATTGGTTAGGCCACAGAAAACTAACCAGAAAAACCATTGAAAAATTTCCAGAAAAAGAATTATTCGAATTTTCGATCGGTGGAATGAGGCCTTTTTCTGCCTTAATTAAAGAGTTATTATCAATTGATGTTCCTGGTTTAAAAGAAATGGTCACCAGAGAAACATCGCCATTTAGTCACGATCTTCCGCTGAATACCAAGGAAGAGATCCTAACAAAATGGGATGAGGATACCCCAAAAATTGTGGAATACTTTAACCAGATCTCCGAAGATCAGCTTCAAGAAACCATTAAGTTATTCGGGCAGTACGAGTTTACAATCATTAGCCACCTCTTGTATTTCATTGATAACGAAATACACCACCGCGGCCAGGGTTTTGTGTATTTAAGGGCCTTAGGTATTGAGCCTCCATTTTTCTGGGACCGTTATTAA
- a CDS encoding mechanosensitive ion channel protein yields the protein MQEFGRRSAIKSKSDFDADKATLVQTKIFDEIRTVMQKAKMYLKTSVDTVGTKTELEQIKADFMLAGDGVFTNKGTSQTFRNLTATSKIINELLNKAKVRKTSLDLRQQELDNFRYRLDSLSSVPALFKFPADSLELAGYLKKIAVVAYEIAPIDTALKQASGNIQTLLNQINLEVSSLQVSLDEIDIYQRKMAYNVLGRDFGNIWQPVGFYRPFGEILSFSKIKGLLTLNFYSENNSGKLLILVLLTAISFIYLRSLKRIYTARELLKADFEGQLVLRYPLASAILLVLSLFQFIFISPPFILSVIFWLISCVCLTIIFKGYISKYWLRVWAVMVLFFILASADNLILQASRTERWLILIAAVTGVVSGLIILLQKKQQELREKWITYSISFMVILEIFAVLADIFGRYNLAKTLFIGGYLNVVVAILFLWVVRFINEGLLLAFDVYTVQDKKLFYLNFERVGKQAPLLLYALLVFGWLILMGRNFPAFEYLAKPLGNFFSQDRTLGNYTFSINGLVLFVAIMAISVLVSKIVSFFASDEHLAVDKDSKQKKRGLGSWILLIRIFILGIGLFLAIAAAGIPMDRITIVLGALGVGIGFGLQTLVNNLVSGLIIAFEKPVNVGDIVDVDGQGGTMKSIGFRSSVISTWDGADVVMPNGDLLNSHLVNWSLAGNRKRVSITLGIAYDADLEKCRRVIGEVLDAEQRINKNPGPVIQYEQFGSSTIDLRIYFWAKHIREANATRSDLIVAISEAFKANNISIPFPRQDVHLHYPDKEGELPQA from the coding sequence ATGCAGGAGTTTGGCCGTAGGTCGGCTATCAAGAGTAAAAGTGACTTCGATGCCGATAAAGCTACACTTGTGCAGACCAAAATCTTCGATGAAATCAGAACAGTTATGCAAAAGGCAAAAATGTATCTGAAAACCAGTGTGGATACTGTAGGGACAAAAACTGAATTGGAGCAGATCAAGGCAGATTTTATGCTTGCCGGAGATGGTGTTTTTACCAATAAAGGAACCTCGCAAACTTTTAGAAACCTTACTGCTACTTCAAAAATTATAAATGAACTGCTTAATAAAGCCAAAGTAAGGAAAACAAGTCTTGATTTGCGGCAACAGGAACTTGATAATTTCCGTTATCGTTTAGATTCTCTTTCGAGCGTGCCTGCGTTATTTAAGTTTCCAGCAGATTCTCTGGAATTGGCGGGATACCTAAAAAAAATCGCCGTAGTTGCCTATGAAATAGCACCCATTGATACAGCCCTTAAGCAGGCCAGCGGAAATATTCAGACACTTCTGAACCAGATTAATTTAGAAGTGTCGAGCCTTCAGGTCAGCCTGGATGAAATCGATATTTATCAACGTAAAATGGCTTACAATGTCCTTGGACGGGATTTCGGTAATATTTGGCAACCCGTGGGTTTTTACAGGCCATTTGGCGAAATTTTAAGTTTCTCCAAAATAAAAGGTCTGCTCACGCTAAACTTTTATTCCGAAAATAATTCAGGCAAACTACTCATCTTGGTTTTGCTGACAGCCATTTCGTTTATTTACCTGCGTTCATTGAAACGGATCTATACCGCAAGGGAACTTTTAAAAGCAGATTTTGAAGGTCAGCTTGTATTGCGCTACCCGCTGGCATCTGCAATACTACTGGTGCTCAGTCTTTTTCAATTTATTTTTATATCGCCTCCGTTTATCCTCAGTGTTATTTTCTGGTTAATCTCGTGCGTTTGCCTAACCATCATTTTTAAAGGATATATTTCTAAGTACTGGCTCCGTGTTTGGGCTGTTATGGTGCTGTTTTTTATTTTGGCTTCGGCTGATAATTTGATTTTACAGGCTTCCAGAACAGAACGCTGGTTGATATTAATTGCCGCTGTTACAGGCGTAGTGTCAGGGCTTATCATACTCCTCCAGAAAAAGCAACAGGAACTCAGAGAAAAATGGATTACCTATTCTATCAGTTTTATGGTCATCCTCGAAATCTTTGCCGTTCTGGCCGATATATTTGGTCGCTATAACCTGGCAAAAACACTTTTTATCGGCGGTTATCTTAATGTGGTTGTCGCTATTCTTTTTTTATGGGTAGTCAGGTTTATTAATGAAGGTTTATTACTGGCATTCGATGTATATACCGTTCAGGACAAAAAGCTTTTCTATCTTAATTTTGAGCGCGTAGGAAAACAAGCGCCATTACTACTTTATGCGTTGCTGGTATTTGGCTGGCTCATTTTAATGGGGAGGAACTTTCCTGCTTTCGAATATCTGGCAAAACCACTTGGTAATTTCTTTAGCCAGGACAGAACACTCGGTAATTATACCTTTAGTATTAATGGTTTAGTATTGTTTGTGGCCATTATGGCTATTTCGGTATTGGTATCTAAAATCGTTTCTTTCTTCGCATCTGATGAGCATTTAGCGGTTGATAAAGATAGCAAGCAAAAAAAACGCGGACTGGGCAGCTGGATTTTATTGATTAGGATTTTTATCCTGGGCATTGGCTTATTTTTAGCCATTGCAGCGGCAGGTATCCCGATGGATCGGATTACCATCGTACTTGGCGCACTTGGTGTTGGTATTGGTTTTGGCTTGCAAACGCTGGTGAATAACCTGGTGAGTGGTCTGATCATTGCTTTTGAAAAACCGGTAAATGTGGGCGATATTGTAGATGTTGATGGCCAGGGAGGAACAATGAAATCAATTGGTTTCAGAAGCAGCGTAATCTCTACCTGGGATGGGGCAGATGTAGTGATGCCTAATGGCGATCTTTTAAATTCACATCTCGTTAATTGGTCGCTGGCCGGAAACCGGAAGAGGGTATCGATAACATTGGGAATTGCCTATGATGCCGATCTGGAGAAATGCAGACGTGTAATCGGCGAAGTTTTAGATGCAGAGCAGCGGATTAACAAAAACCCTGGCCCGGTAATACAGTACGAACAGTTTGGCTCGAGTACCATCGATTTAAGAATTTATTTCTGGGCGAAACACATCCGTGAGGCGAATGCCACCCGAAGCGACCTGATTGTGGCCATTTCGGAAGCCTTTAAAGCCAATAATATTTCCATTCCTTTTCCACGTCAGGATGTACACCTGCATTATCCAGACAAAGAAGGCGAGCTGCCTCAGGCTTAA
- a CDS encoding RNA polymerase sigma-70 factor encodes MLSFHPSVIPLFKIQKLINIYLTTIKPVELTAVASGITDQYHDDAAFEHLFKTHYHALHAYAQVILKDEDVAEEIVQGMFLKFWEKRESLKIQSIKAYLYKCVYNDSLNYIKQEKTKSKYQEFTVHSMNTEHEPAAAKVEFTELQQHLRDALNHLPEQCRTIFQMSRFEELKYREIADHLGLSIKTVENQMGKALRILRLKLADFLVFILLGLWYYNDFFN; translated from the coding sequence ATGCTATCATTCCATCCTTCAGTCATTCCCTTATTCAAAATTCAAAAATTAATAAACATATATTTGACTACAATTAAACCCGTGGAATTAACAGCAGTAGCTTCCGGAATTACAGATCAATACCATGATGATGCCGCATTTGAGCATTTGTTCAAAACGCATTACCATGCGCTGCACGCTTATGCTCAGGTGATTTTAAAAGATGAAGATGTTGCAGAAGAAATTGTTCAGGGAATGTTCTTAAAGTTTTGGGAAAAAAGGGAAAGCCTTAAAATACAATCTATAAAAGCATATCTCTACAAATGTGTTTACAACGATAGTTTAAACTACATTAAACAGGAAAAAACCAAAAGCAAATATCAGGAATTTACGGTACACAGCATGAATACAGAACATGAACCTGCCGCTGCAAAAGTAGAATTTACTGAGCTGCAGCAGCATTTAAGAGATGCCTTGAACCATTTGCCCGAGCAATGCCGCACCATTTTTCAAATGAGCAGGTTCGAAGAATTGAAATACCGCGAAATTGCCGATCATTTAGGTTTATCAATCAAAACGGTAGAAAATCAAATGGGAAAAGCGTTAAGGATTTTAAGATTAAAACTGGCTGATTTTCTGGTGTTTATTTTACTTGGATTATGGTATTATAATGATTTTTTTAATTAG
- a CDS encoding oxidoreductase, whose product MKKLTDKIALVTGGSRGIGAAIVKRLAAEGAKVIFTYAHSAEKALAVVAEVEAAGGVAVALKASSTIAGEVTGAVAKTIADFGRIDVLVNNAGIYIGKAFEEHTLEDYNEIMAVNVQAVFVAALAAVKAMPEGGRIITIGSNMGDNAVGPETTLYTMSKSALQGFTRGLARDLGARKITVNLVQPGPINTDMNPADAPLADFLRTRMALPDYGTVEDIASFVSFIASEEARYITGSFLTIDGGLNA is encoded by the coding sequence ATGAAAAAATTAACAGATAAAATTGCGCTGGTAACAGGAGGAAGTCGTGGCATTGGCGCAGCGATTGTAAAAAGGTTAGCTGCAGAAGGTGCAAAAGTGATATTTACTTATGCCCATTCAGCTGAAAAAGCGTTGGCGGTAGTGGCTGAGGTTGAAGCTGCCGGTGGAGTTGCGGTTGCATTAAAAGCAAGCAGTACCATAGCCGGTGAAGTAACGGGTGCCGTGGCTAAAACCATCGCCGATTTTGGCCGTATCGATGTGCTGGTTAACAATGCCGGTATTTACATTGGCAAAGCATTTGAAGAACATACCCTTGAAGATTATAACGAAATTATGGCCGTTAATGTACAGGCGGTTTTTGTAGCTGCTTTGGCAGCTGTAAAAGCTATGCCCGAAGGTGGCCGCATCATTACCATTGGCAGCAACATGGGCGATAATGCTGTTGGTCCTGAAACCACATTGTATACCATGAGCAAATCGGCACTTCAGGGTTTTACACGCGGTTTAGCCCGCGACCTTGGTGCCAGAAAAATTACGGTAAACCTGGTTCAGCCCGGGCCAATTAATACGGATATGAATCCAGCTGATGCACCATTGGCCGATTTTCTGAGAACCCGTATGGCCTTGCCAGATTACGGTACAGTAGAAGATATTGCCTCATTTGTGAGCTTTATCGCAAGTGAAGAAGCGAGATACATTACCGGTTCGTTTTTAACAATCGACGGCGGATTGAATGCTTAA